A single window of Nicotiana sylvestris chromosome 3, ASM39365v2, whole genome shotgun sequence DNA harbors:
- the LOC138887709 gene encoding uncharacterized protein, whose protein sequence is MINHLAYADDAIIFSSSDATSLRLIMEVLNAYEAASRQLINKAKSAVYVHHSTSDQVVRKIEGITGIQRKDFSFFYLGCPIFYKRRKMEYYEDLISKVLDKLQAWKGKLLSIGGRAILISSVLQTMPIRLLLCYGGTSGLSHLLELFYESKIFEEDACNCCALEK, encoded by the exons ATGATCAACCATCTTGCTTATGCAGATGATGCAATCATTTTCTCATCCTCAGATGCTACTTCTTTAAGATTGATTATGGAAGTTCTAAATGCTTACGAAGCAGCATCTAGACAACTAATCAACAAGGCAAAATCTGCAGTTTATGTTCACCATTCTACAAGCGATCAAGTTGTTAGGAAGATTGAAGGAATAACTGGTATACAGAGAAAGGATTTCTCATTCTTCTATCTGGGTTGTCCTATTTTTTACAAAAGGAGAAAAATGGAGTATTATGAAGATTTGATATCAAAAGTGTTGGATAAACTTCAAGCGTGGAAAGGGAAACTATTATCTATCGGAGGAAGGGCAATACTAATTAGCAGTGTGTTGCAAACCATGCCAATTCGTCTACTTCTGTG CTATGGTGGAACTTCAGGACTAAGCCATCTTTTGGAGCTCTTTTATGAGTCAAAAATATTTGAAGAAGATGCATGCAACTGTTGTGCCTTGGAGAAGTAG